A single window of Desulfovibrio psychrotolerans DNA harbors:
- a CDS encoding pseudouridine synthase family protein, with product MPTDTPPDHCPPPDALASATVPPSMHGQRLDAALVLLLPHTGVRHRRRLFETHTVLVNGKPGSKGRTVQAGDVLSLSPRKEQMRCAPSSSFTGGGDERDGRDVLMADSVQQKVRIVREHAGYAAVFKPGCMHSARIAGSAPDVPAAFQAAPSLEDLLPQLFPDKGAENTPMLVNRLDYLTSGMVIVAFGNERLETFRRMENEGLVEKLYLAVVHGTVSAPLHLAQGLDMARRRQTRVLEQESDDPLRHTGVLPVRPVTPLSQVQPEAACPQDGRVNTPADCTLVLASIRKGARHQIRAHLAHAGFPIVGDPLYGVPAPQPGHCTRNGTADGEQTPSHSSILYLHHHHIEFGEFCATCPPPWDEWAEWEPAER from the coding sequence ATGCCCACCGACACGCCCCCCGACCATTGCCCCCCGCCGGACGCCCTTGCCAGCGCAACGGTTCCGCCGTCCATGCACGGGCAGCGGCTGGATGCCGCGCTAGTTCTCCTGCTGCCCCACACGGGCGTACGCCACAGGCGCAGGCTGTTTGAGACGCATACCGTGCTGGTGAACGGAAAACCCGGCTCCAAAGGAAGAACCGTGCAGGCAGGCGATGTGCTCTCGCTCTCTCCCCGGAAGGAGCAGATGCGCTGCGCCCCCTCTTCCTCTTTCACAGGCGGAGGGGACGAGAGGGACGGGCGAGACGTCCTTATGGCCGATTCGGTGCAGCAGAAGGTACGTATTGTGCGGGAACACGCGGGATATGCCGCCGTGTTCAAACCGGGCTGCATGCACAGTGCGCGCATTGCGGGCAGTGCCCCGGACGTGCCCGCAGCGTTCCAAGCCGCGCCGTCGCTTGAAGACCTGCTGCCGCAGCTTTTTCCTGACAAAGGCGCAGAGAACACCCCCATGCTGGTGAACCGTCTGGATTATCTCACATCCGGCATGGTGATCGTGGCCTTTGGCAACGAACGGCTGGAGACGTTCCGCCGCATGGAGAATGAGGGATTGGTGGAAAAACTCTATCTTGCGGTGGTGCACGGCACTGTTTCCGCCCCGTTGCACCTTGCACAGGGGCTGGATATGGCCCGCCGCAGGCAGACCCGCGTGCTGGAGCAGGAATCTGATGACCCGCTGCGCCATACCGGCGTGCTGCCCGTGCGCCCTGTTACGCCGCTCTCTCAGGTACAGCCGGAAGCAGCGTGCCCGCAGGACGGACGAGTGAACACGCCCGCCGACTGCACGCTGGTACTGGCTTCCATCCGCAAGGGCGCGCGGCATCAGATACGGGCACACCTTGCTCATGCGGGTTTTCCCATTGTGGGCGACCCGCTGTACGGCGTGCCCGCTCCGCAACCCGGCCATTGCACCCGGAACGGGACTGCGGACGGAGAACAGACCCCGTCCCACTCCTCCATCCTCTACCTGCACCATCACCACATAGAGTTCGGAGAATTCTGCGCCACCTGCCCGCCTCCCTGGGACGAATGGGCGGAGTGGGAGCCTGCGGAACGGTAA
- a CDS encoding penicillin-binding protein 1A → MKKFFLYGIIMMMLCVALGALGLSGIYWWASKDLPGFTKIADYRPPLVTTVYARDGAVLGYFYREKRFLVSLNDMASYLPMSFLAAEDDSFYRHDGIDFRAIARAFVRNMQAGSIRQGGSTITQQIIKQLLLTSEKKYERKIKEAILAYRLERYLSKDEILTIYLNQIYLGAGAYGVEAAARTYFGKHSSELTLAESAMMAGLTQSPSKYNPLRQFEFAKARQTYVLGRMLSLQWITQAEHDEALAQELAFKSMDDPSWTVGSWYLEEVRRRLIDFLSEENMQKLGITLPRYGEDAVYESGLHIHTAVDLQHQAAAEQALRKGLEDSSKRRGWDGPLRTVPKEEFAAYLEQNGVAPETLADGRWHRVLVTAVDAAGANVRIGGYKGYIPVSTMGWCRPHNLKLATDQVPSIKDARQVLNAGDVVWASVAVPKDSKSGWNPLALGEGDVLPMALEQYPAVQGALVSIEPENGDVVALVGGYSFADSQFNRATQAKRQPGSAFKPVVYATALDNGYTAASMLLDAPIVYMDAATSQIWRPENFEGVFYGPTLFRTALVKSRNLCTIRVAQKIGIPAIAERAKAMGLEGPFPHNLSVSLGATAVSPINLTEAYTSFARGGTWINHRMIRSIQDAWGDSIATFQSEPHEAMSPQTAYIMSSILKEVVSDGTGQRLKVLNRPIAGKTGTTNDEQDAWFVGFTPYLVTVAYVGFDQVAPMGKWETGARAASPIVRDYRMAVEETYPPMDFPVPPGIVQVQIDGKTGQIAGPGSSESYFLPFKQGSQPSVVSGEPVRRGEQDDVKSGEDLLKQMF, encoded by the coding sequence ACATGGCCTCTTACCTGCCCATGAGTTTTCTGGCGGCAGAAGACGACAGCTTCTACAGGCATGACGGCATTGACTTCCGGGCCATTGCCCGCGCCTTCGTGCGCAACATGCAGGCCGGAAGCATCCGGCAGGGCGGCTCCACCATCACGCAGCAGATCATCAAGCAACTGCTGCTGACCTCGGAAAAGAAGTACGAGCGCAAGATCAAGGAAGCCATCCTTGCCTACCGGCTGGAACGCTACCTGAGCAAGGATGAGATCCTCACCATCTACCTGAACCAGATATATCTGGGGGCGGGCGCGTATGGCGTGGAAGCTGCGGCGAGAACGTACTTCGGAAAACATTCCAGCGAGTTAACCCTTGCAGAATCCGCCATGATGGCGGGGCTTACCCAGTCGCCTTCCAAGTACAACCCGTTGCGCCAGTTCGAATTTGCCAAGGCACGGCAGACCTATGTGCTGGGACGCATGCTGAGCCTGCAGTGGATTACGCAGGCGGAGCATGACGAGGCTTTGGCGCAGGAACTGGCGTTCAAAAGCATGGATGATCCCAGCTGGACCGTGGGCTCATGGTATCTTGAAGAAGTGCGCCGCAGGCTCATCGATTTTCTCAGCGAAGAGAATATGCAGAAGCTGGGCATAACCCTTCCCCGCTACGGCGAGGATGCCGTGTACGAATCCGGCCTGCATATTCATACCGCCGTGGACCTGCAGCATCAGGCAGCCGCCGAGCAGGCTCTGCGCAAGGGGCTGGAGGATTCTTCCAAGAGACGGGGCTGGGATGGTCCGCTGCGCACCGTGCCCAAGGAAGAGTTTGCGGCGTATCTGGAACAGAACGGCGTAGCACCGGAAACGCTGGCCGACGGGCGGTGGCACAGAGTGCTTGTCACCGCAGTGGATGCTGCCGGGGCCAATGTGCGTATCGGCGGCTACAAGGGATATATCCCGGTTTCCACCATGGGCTGGTGCCGGCCGCATAACCTGAAGCTGGCGACCGATCAGGTGCCCTCCATCAAGGACGCGCGGCAGGTGCTGAATGCGGGTGATGTGGTCTGGGCATCCGTGGCGGTTCCCAAAGACTCCAAGTCCGGGTGGAACCCGCTGGCATTGGGAGAAGGGGATGTTCTTCCCATGGCGCTGGAACAGTACCCTGCGGTGCAGGGCGCACTGGTTTCCATAGAGCCGGAAAACGGCGATGTGGTGGCGCTTGTGGGCGGCTATTCCTTTGCGGACAGCCAGTTCAACCGCGCCACGCAGGCCAAGCGGCAGCCCGGTTCCGCCTTTAAGCCCGTGGTGTATGCCACTGCGCTGGACAACGGCTACACCGCCGCCTCCATGCTGCTGGATGCGCCCATCGTGTACATGGACGCCGCCACTTCCCAGATATGGCGTCCGGAGAACTTTGAAGGTGTGTTCTACGGGCCCACGCTGTTCCGCACCGCGCTGGTCAAGTCGCGCAACCTGTGCACCATCCGCGTGGCGCAGAAGATAGGCATTCCCGCCATTGCGGAGCGGGCCAAGGCCATGGGGCTGGAAGGGCCGTTTCCTCACAACCTTTCGGTAAGCCTGGGAGCAACCGCTGTTTCTCCCATCAACCTGACGGAAGCCTATACGTCGTTCGCGCGTGGCGGCACATGGATAAACCACCGCATGATCAGGTCCATTCAGGATGCATGGGGCGATTCCATAGCCACCTTCCAGTCCGAGCCGCATGAGGCCATGAGCCCGCAGACCGCCTACATCATGTCCAGCATTCTGAAAGAGGTGGTCAGCGATGGAACGGGGCAGCGGCTCAAGGTGCTTAACAGGCCCATAGCGGGCAAGACCGGCACCACCAACGATGAGCAGGACGCATGGTTTGTGGGCTTTACGCCTTATCTGGTCACGGTCGCCTACGTGGGGTTTGATCAGGTGGCCCCCATGGGTAAATGGGAAACGGGCGCGCGTGCCGCATCCCCCATTGTGCGCGATTATCGCATGGCGGTGGAAGAAACGTATCCGCCTATGGATTTTCCCGTGCCGCCCGGTATTGTGCAGGTGCAGATTGACGGAAAAACCGGGCAGATTGCCGGTCCCGGCTCTTCGGAGTCCTATTTTCTGCCCTTCAAGCAGGGCAGCCAGCCCTCTGTTGTTTCCGGCGAACCCGTCCGGCGGGGCGAGCAGGATGACGTAAAGAGCGGCGAAGACCTGCTTAAACAGATGTTCTGA
- a CDS encoding cupin domain-containing protein, with protein MKTRYASVPSYVTKDGSVIRELMHPAVHGNAHQSLAEAQVPAGGRTLAHVHGRTEEIYHFTSGNGEMTLGPRTFPVAAGDTVCIAPGVPHCLINTGDTPLVVLCCCSPAYTHDDTELV; from the coding sequence ATGAAAACGCGCTATGCTTCCGTTCCTTCCTATGTGACCAAAGACGGTTCCGTTATCCGGGAATTGATGCACCCGGCAGTGCACGGCAATGCGCATCAATCGCTGGCAGAGGCGCAGGTGCCCGCCGGGGGGCGCACCCTTGCCCATGTGCACGGGCGCACCGAGGAGATATACCACTTCACCTCGGGCAACGGTGAGATGACGCTGGGCCCCCGGACCTTTCCGGTTGCGGCAGGCGACACGGTGTGCATTGCACCGGGTGTGCCGCACTGCCTGATAAACACAGGCGATACCCCTCTTGTGGTGCTGTGCTGCTGTTCTCCCGCCTATACGCATGACGACACCGAGCTTGTGTGA
- a CDS encoding DUF4139 domain-containing protein, with product MFHSSCLRVFRRAVAAGRAFFLSYPAVSALPLMAVLCSAVLPAYAVASTSGSAPVSPAAVTLFPDRALLECVQTLEQRPLSDGQRGVVISLPAQADPATLRLVPDKGTLADVRWERVTAEEQEPVVALRAELDRLSRERALVTGELQATEARIALWSDSGMAEVTAVELERVDAAMARHLASLHAARYDIGRRQQELDAAVKRVEEQLERARGGEAQTWTVQAVLADAPATVGMRYSYVLAGSGWTPLYRFDARPGEGRVAMNFEAEIEQSSGMDWQNARIALATMERFVTLDPPYLHEWLIGQQQPVLLRAEAAMEGAGMRAAPMMKAMDAAPVQVQRGTYAVWDLGERTVPAGRRMLLPVVAEWWTTPFVYTARPASDDKAYLTARVALAEPREMPHGTAMFLVDGALVGKRGFGLSGSETDLYFGADPLVTATMRLLDKQGGEKGVIGRRQSMVWAWDITLQNNRPHPVALVVEEPEPQPGHTDIRVETASQPAPRKTEDRTFVWELELAPRGQQVITHTVTVSAPKDMDVDFGRGR from the coding sequence ATGTTCCATAGTTCATGCCTGCGCGTGTTCCGTCGTGCTGTTGCAGCGGGTCGCGCCTTTTTTCTATCATACCCGGCTGTGAGCGCGTTGCCTCTTATGGCGGTGCTGTGCTCGGCGGTGCTTCCTGCGTATGCGGTTGCCAGCACATCCGGCTCTGCACCTGTTTCGCCTGCCGCCGTCACGCTCTTTCCCGACAGGGCATTGCTGGAATGCGTGCAGACGCTGGAACAGCGGCCCCTTTCTGACGGACAGCGGGGGGTGGTCATCAGCCTGCCCGCACAGGCGGACCCGGCAACTCTGCGTCTTGTGCCGGATAAGGGCACCCTTGCGGACGTTCGCTGGGAGCGGGTAACTGCAGAGGAGCAGGAGCCCGTGGTGGCCCTGCGTGCCGAGCTGGACCGCCTGTCGCGTGAACGGGCCTTGGTAACGGGTGAGTTGCAGGCAACCGAGGCGCGTATTGCCCTGTGGTCAGATTCCGGCATGGCGGAAGTGACGGCGGTGGAACTGGAAAGGGTGGACGCGGCCATGGCGCGGCATCTGGCTTCCCTGCATGCCGCACGGTATGACATCGGTCGCAGGCAGCAGGAACTGGACGCGGCGGTAAAGCGTGTTGAGGAGCAGTTGGAGCGTGCCAGAGGCGGCGAGGCGCAGACATGGACCGTGCAGGCGGTGCTTGCAGATGCTCCGGCAACGGTGGGCATGCGGTATAGCTACGTGCTGGCCGGGAGCGGATGGACGCCTTTGTACCGCTTCGACGCCCGCCCCGGAGAGGGCAGGGTGGCAATGAATTTTGAGGCGGAGATAGAGCAGTCGTCCGGCATGGACTGGCAAAATGCCCGCATTGCCCTCGCCACCATGGAACGCTTTGTCACCTTGGATCCTCCCTATCTGCATGAGTGGCTGATCGGGCAGCAGCAGCCGGTGCTGCTCCGCGCAGAAGCCGCCATGGAAGGTGCAGGCATGCGCGCCGCGCCCATGATGAAGGCAATGGATGCCGCCCCCGTGCAGGTGCAGCGGGGCACCTACGCCGTCTGGGATCTGGGCGAGCGAACGGTGCCTGCGGGCAGGCGCATGCTGCTGCCTGTGGTGGCCGAATGGTGGACCACGCCGTTTGTGTATACCGCGCGGCCCGCCAGCGATGACAAGGCGTATCTGACGGCGCGGGTGGCGCTTGCCGAACCGCGTGAAATGCCGCACGGAACGGCCATGTTCCTTGTGGACGGGGCACTGGTGGGCAAGCGGGGATTCGGGCTTTCCGGCAGCGAGACCGATCTGTATTTCGGCGCAGACCCGCTGGTGACGGCAACCATGCGCCTGCTGGACAAGCAGGGGGGCGAAAAGGGCGTGATCGGCCGCAGGCAGAGCATGGTATGGGCTTGGGATATCACCCTGCAAAACAACCGCCCGCACCCTGTAGCCCTTGTGGTGGAGGAGCCGGAGCCGCAGCCCGGCCATACGGATATCCGTGTGGAAACGGCCTCGCAGCCTGCCCCGCGCAAAACAGAGGACCGCACCTTCGTATGGGAGCTGGAACTGGCACCGCGGGGGCAGCAGGTCATCACCCACACGGTCACGGTTTCCGCCCCCAAGGATATGGATGTGGACTTCGGCAGGGGGCGTTAG
- a CDS encoding DUF1786 domain-containing protein — MPRSILLLDIGSGTQDVLYYTPGRELENCPKFVLPAPARLVAQRVEALTRQGASVYLHGSNMGGGFFGALKKHLEAGLQVAVHPEAAFALHDNPDTVRRWGFTIEERCPGGYSPVALADYDAGWWSAFLGMCGLAYPDQVVAAAQDHGYHPDILSGGNRVGRFMLWRDLLTRYEGDPAALVYEVAPEPMTRLAAIQKATGGGPVADSAAAALLGALFMPDIVARSYREGVLVVNAGNSHLVAFLVYKERVLGVYEHHTGMLSPEKLAEDLTEFRRGWLTDDMVRESGGHGCMYLPLPEEAEGFRPAYILGPRREMLRGQGQFIAPGGDMMLAGCFGLLKGCGGAERS, encoded by the coding sequence ATGCCCCGTTCCATATTGCTGCTGGATATCGGCAGCGGCACTCAGGATGTTCTGTACTACACGCCCGGAAGGGAACTGGAAAACTGCCCCAAGTTCGTCCTGCCGGCCCCTGCGCGGCTGGTGGCGCAACGGGTGGAAGCCCTGACGCGGCAGGGGGCATCGGTGTACCTGCACGGCAGCAACATGGGCGGTGGTTTTTTCGGCGCGCTGAAGAAGCACCTGGAGGCGGGATTGCAGGTGGCGGTGCACCCGGAGGCGGCTTTTGCGCTGCATGATAATCCCGATACCGTTCGCCGGTGGGGATTCACCATAGAGGAAAGGTGCCCGGGCGGATATTCCCCCGTTGCGCTGGCGGATTATGACGCAGGCTGGTGGAGTGCCTTTCTGGGCATGTGCGGGCTTGCCTATCCGGATCAGGTGGTCGCGGCGGCACAGGACCACGGCTACCACCCGGATATCCTCTCCGGCGGCAACCGGGTGGGGCGGTTCATGTTGTGGCGCGACCTGCTCACCAGGTACGAAGGCGATCCCGCCGCGTTGGTTTACGAGGTGGCTCCGGAACCCATGACGCGCCTTGCCGCCATCCAGAAAGCGACAGGCGGCGGACCAGTGGCGGATTCTGCCGCTGCCGCGCTGCTCGGCGCGCTGTTTATGCCGGACATTGTAGCCCGGAGCTATCGCGAAGGAGTGCTGGTGGTGAACGCGGGCAACAGCCATCTGGTGGCGTTTTTGGTGTACAAGGAGCGCGTGCTGGGCGTGTATGAACACCATACGGGCATGCTCTCGCCAGAGAAGCTCGCGGAAGACCTCACCGAATTCCGCCGGGGGTGGCTCACCGATGACATGGTGCGCGAATCCGGCGGGCATGGCTGTATGTACCTGCCCCTGCCGGAAGAGGCAGAAGGGTTCCGGCCTGCCTATATTCTCGGACCCCGCCGCGAGATGCTGCGCGGGCAGGGACAGTTCATCGCTCCGGGCGGCGATATGATGCTGGCGGGCTGCTTCGGGTTGCTCAAGGGCTGCGGCGGGGCAGAGCGTTCATAA
- a CDS encoding DUF456 domain-containing protein: MELLIGSVFIMVMALSLGLHLFSLPANWVVLGILALWRFMYPAQATGMDSTFFIIAGGLALLGELLEFGVQMLGAKRYGSTGKGNVGGIVGAIAGAIMGAPFFFGLGALGGALLGAFGGCLIVEIAQGRPFDVAVQSAKGAFFGKFLGMGVKFGIGVCLLVLGASHIWA, encoded by the coding sequence GTGGAACTGCTTATCGGGTCCGTATTCATCATGGTGATGGCCCTTTCTTTGGGTCTGCACCTCTTTTCCCTGCCCGCAAACTGGGTGGTGCTGGGCATATTGGCCCTGTGGCGGTTCATGTATCCCGCGCAGGCTACAGGCATGGACAGCACCTTCTTCATCATCGCGGGCGGGCTTGCGCTGCTGGGTGAACTGCTTGAGTTCGGCGTGCAGATGCTGGGTGCCAAACGCTACGGAAGTACCGGCAAAGGGAACGTGGGCGGCATAGTGGGAGCCATCGCCGGAGCAATCATGGGGGCGCCGTTTTTTTTCGGGCTGGGTGCGCTGGGCGGAGCACTGCTCGGAGCCTTTGGCGGCTGCCTGATCGTGGAGATTGCGCAGGGCAGGCCCTTTGATGTGGCGGTGCAGTCTGCCAAGGGCGCGTTCTTCGGCAAGTTTCTGGGCATGGGGGTCAAGTTCGGCATAGGGGTGTGCCTGCTGGTGCTCGGCGCATCACATATCTGGGCCTGA
- a CDS encoding phage regulatory CII family protein — translation MRETVTRVTQNMVLGARQSKWVAEQIGKPYPTMMRELNPYDQSAKLGADTLLEIMRVTKDISALEFMARELGYNLTPSDSRRASGRGDD, via the coding sequence ATGAGAGAAACCGTTACGCGCGTCACTCAGAACATGGTCCTTGGTGCCCGTCAGTCCAAATGGGTCGCTGAACAGATAGGCAAGCCCTACCCGACCATGATGCGGGAACTGAACCCTTATGATCAATCCGCCAAACTCGGTGCCGACACGCTGCTTGAAATAATGCGCGTGACCAAGGACATATCTGCCCTTGAGTTCATGGCGCGCGAGTTGGGCTACAACCTTACCCCTTCGGATTCCCGCAGGGCATCCGGCCGGGGGGATGATTAG
- a CDS encoding PP2C family protein-serine/threonine phosphatase, with protein MKSLLQSRSPAPGRAPGSQQGESTRAASPPDASGGAASGRHARHATHNAGCGCPVTPDAPHAPHLLSAVAGERTVPPSLHAQRYAEGLVRLHRLERQRADDLDSGARMQERFLTSAHAVEAMLGPHGYEAAILHHTPHPVRSDFLCSRTEEDGAVSLLLADTAGHGLSAALLSIRIAALMQTVPSVGSPGDFLELVHDDISGLTSSGRFVTAACAGLRQGSATFANAGLPLPVHIRDGAVHEINTSGIPLGLPLGAGHYREATVDMEPGDRLVLYTDGVTEAENPAGDKLPHALWMDWMQRFAAGDVQHMLHHVMDALRRFMGSTPARTDLSIIILERRF; from the coding sequence ATGAAGTCTTTATTGCAATCCCGCTCACCGGCACCGGGGCGCGCCCCGGGCAGCCAACAGGGCGAATCCACCCGCGCCGCGTCACCGCCCGATGCTTCAGGCGGCGCAGCAAGCGGAAGGCACGCACGCCATGCAACGCACAATGCAGGATGCGGATGCCCCGTTACGCCCGATGCACCACACGCGCCGCACCTGCTTTCCGCCGTTGCGGGGGAACGTACCGTGCCACCCTCGCTGCACGCCCAACGGTATGCGGAAGGGCTGGTACGCCTGCACCGGCTGGAGAGGCAGCGGGCAGATGACCTGGATTCCGGTGCCCGCATGCAGGAACGCTTCCTTACCTCCGCCCACGCGGTGGAAGCCATGCTCGGCCCGCACGGCTATGAGGCCGCCATTCTTCACCATACTCCGCACCCTGTCCGCAGCGACTTTCTGTGCTCCAGAACAGAAGAAGACGGCGCAGTCTCGCTGCTGCTGGCGGATACGGCAGGCCACGGCCTTTCTGCCGCCCTGCTTTCCATACGCATTGCCGCCCTTATGCAGACGGTGCCGTCTGTGGGCTCTCCCGGCGACTTCCTTGAACTTGTGCATGATGACATCAGCGGACTCACCTCTTCCGGCAGGTTTGTCACCGCCGCCTGTGCCGGGCTGCGGCAGGGCAGCGCAACCTTTGCCAACGCGGGGCTGCCCCTGCCCGTGCACATCCGGGACGGCGCCGTGCACGAGATAAACACTTCGGGCATTCCGCTGGGGCTGCCCCTCGGAGCAGGGCACTACCGGGAGGCAACAGTGGATATGGAACCGGGCGACAGGCTTGTTCTTTATACAGACGGCGTAACGGAGGCAGAAAACCCCGCCGGGGACAAACTGCCCCATGCCCTGTGGATGGACTGGATGCAACGGTTCGCAGCCGGGGATGTGCAGCACATGCTGCACCACGTTATGGATGCCCTGCGGCGGTTCATGGGCAGCACCCCCGCCCGCACCGACCTGTCCATTATCATTCTGGAACGCCGGTTCTGA
- a CDS encoding phenylacetate--CoA ligase family protein — protein MECFDRAEFWSREEIERAQLVRLRNVVGQAMRSPFYAKRLKEAGIAPETLKSLDDVRRIPCTTKDDLRSQYPDGLNTLPQCEMVRMHASSGTTGSPTVIHYTQNDLNLWADLMARCMHMVGVRREDVFQNITGYGLFTGGLGLHYGAERLGCLTIPAGPGNTTRQLKIMRDFRTTVAHIIPSYALYFGAALRDSGEDAKNLALRIALIGAEPHTEETRKRIEELLDVKAYNSYGLSEMNGPGVAFECVQQAGMHVWEDAFIAEIVDPDTLEPVAEGEVGELVMTTLCRQGMPILRYRTKDLTRFIPGECACGRHHRRIDRILGRADDMLIIKGVNIYPMQVEQILMSFPEVGENYQIVLERENYLDQIRVKVEIKEEHFVEDMRVLRDLQKRITNKLRDEVLITPRVDLVQNNGLPKAEGKAQRVVDSRES, from the coding sequence ATGGAATGTTTTGACAGGGCAGAGTTCTGGAGTCGTGAAGAGATTGAGCGCGCGCAGTTGGTGCGCCTGCGCAATGTGGTGGGACAGGCCATGCGCTCGCCCTTTTACGCAAAGCGCCTCAAGGAGGCAGGCATTGCGCCGGAAACGCTGAAATCGCTGGACGATGTGCGGCGTATTCCCTGTACCACCAAAGACGACCTGCGCTCCCAGTATCCCGACGGGCTGAACACGCTGCCCCAATGCGAAATGGTGCGCATGCATGCCTCCAGCGGCACCACCGGGTCGCCCACGGTTATCCATTACACGCAGAACGACCTGAATCTGTGGGCGGACCTTATGGCCCGCTGTATGCACATGGTGGGCGTGCGGCGGGAGGATGTTTTTCAGAATATCACGGGCTACGGCCTGTTCACGGGCGGCTTGGGCCTGCATTACGGAGCGGAGCGGCTGGGGTGCCTGACCATTCCCGCAGGACCGGGCAACACCACCCGGCAGCTCAAGATAATGCGCGACTTCCGCACCACGGTGGCGCACATCATTCCCTCCTACGCGCTTTATTTCGGCGCGGCACTCCGCGACAGCGGCGAGGATGCGAAGAATCTGGCCCTGCGCATCGCCCTTATCGGCGCGGAACCGCACACAGAGGAAACCCGCAAGCGCATTGAGGAACTGCTGGACGTAAAGGCGTACAACTCTTACGGCCTGTCAGAGATGAACGGGCCGGGCGTGGCCTTTGAGTGCGTGCAGCAGGCAGGCATGCATGTGTGGGAAGACGCCTTCATCGCGGAAATTGTGGACCCGGACACGCTGGAGCCTGTGGCAGAGGGCGAGGTGGGCGAACTGGTCATGACCACGCTGTGCCGTCAGGGAATGCCCATTCTGCGCTATCGCACCAAGGACCTTACCCGGTTCATCCCCGGCGAATGCGCCTGCGGCAGACACCACCGCCGTATAGACCGCATTCTGGGCCGTGCGGACGACATGCTTATCATCAAGGGTGTGAACATCTACCCCATGCAGGTGGAGCAGATTCTCATGAGCTTCCCCGAAGTGGGCGAGAATTATCAGATCGTGCTGGAGCGCGAGAATTATCTGGATCAGATCCGCGTGAAGGTGGAGATAAAGGAAGAGCATTTCGTGGAAGACATGCGCGTGCTGCGCGACTTGCAGAAGCGCATCACCAACAAGCTGCGTGACGAGGTGCTCATTACGCCCCGCGTGGACCTTGTGCAGAATAACGGCCTGCCCAAGGCTGAAGGCAAGGCGCAGCGCGTGGTGGACAGCCGCGAGTCCTGA
- a CDS encoding RNA methyltransferase: MLNDLAVVLVKPRFPENIGMAVRACVNMGVRELVVVRPERWDDERILALATPKGAELARSIRVEDDLATALSGFHHVYGTTARTGGWRREILSPEKAAPLITGQIGEGARVAVVFGPEDKGLTNEETEICTQLLTIPVNPEASSLNLAQAVLIVLYECFKHGVRTPLVPGTSGAPSPLCTHAEQETVIRTLRDTLMRIDFLRKDNPDYFMLPVRRFLQKMALRRHEFAMLMGVCRQIGWLADKAGLPVTEKDSAAHGQRQNTAGAPSGKAGGD, translated from the coding sequence ATGTTGAATGATCTTGCCGTAGTGCTGGTAAAACCCCGTTTCCCGGAAAATATCGGCATGGCGGTGCGCGCCTGCGTGAACATGGGAGTGCGCGAACTGGTAGTGGTGCGCCCCGAGCGGTGGGACGATGAAAGAATCCTCGCGCTGGCAACCCCCAAGGGGGCTGAACTGGCCCGCTCCATCCGTGTGGAGGATGACCTTGCCACCGCGCTTTCCGGTTTCCATCATGTATACGGCACTACGGCACGCACGGGCGGCTGGCGGCGCGAAATCCTTTCGCCGGAAAAGGCGGCTCCGCTCATCACCGGACAGATAGGAGAGGGCGCGCGCGTGGCGGTGGTGTTCGGCCCGGAAGACAAGGGCCTGACCAATGAGGAAACGGAGATATGCACGCAGTTGCTGACCATCCCCGTGAATCCGGAGGCCAGTTCCCTGAATCTGGCGCAGGCCGTGCTCATTGTGCTGTACGAATGCTTCAAGCATGGCGTGCGCACCCCTCTGGTTCCCGGTACAAGCGGTGCCCCTTCACCCCTGTGTACCCATGCCGAGCAGGAGACCGTAATCCGCACCCTGCGCGACACGCTGATGCGCATAGACTTTTTGCGCAAGGACAACCCGGACTACTTCATGCTGCCGGTACGCCGCTTTTTGCAGAAAATGGCCCTGCGGCGGCACGAGTTCGCCATGCTTATGGGCGTGTGCCGCCAGATAGGCTGGCTGGCGGACAAGGCCGGTTTGCCCGTAACGGAAAAAGACTCCGCCGCACACGGCCAGAGGCAGAACACTGCCGGTGCTCCTTCGGGCAAGGCGGGCGGGGATTAG